The Pseudomonas sp. FP2309 genome has a window encoding:
- a CDS encoding LacI family DNA-binding transcriptional regulator, which translates to MATIKDVAALAGISYTTVSHVVNKTRPVSEPVRIKVEAAIKQLDYVPSAVARSLKAKTTATIGLLVPNSLNPYFAELARGIEDYCERNGYCVILCNSDDNAEKQRSYLRVLLEKRVDGLIVTSVGGDDSGLAAGLSAVRTPMVIVDRALDGIDVDLVRIDHEEGAYLATRHLLELGHRDIACIGGPAHTRVAQMRLAGYHRALHEAGVEVAAGRTQESDFTSTGGYAAAVQLLAHNPPSAIFASNDMIGFGVLRAAAERNIRVPGELSVIGFDDIQMSRYVYPALTTVGQSILQLGETAAELLLRRIAKPQLPIDQRIVTPSIVLRESTAPVAGVFAQYR; encoded by the coding sequence ATGGCAACGATCAAGGATGTGGCAGCGCTTGCAGGTATTTCCTACACCACGGTGTCCCATGTGGTGAACAAGACGCGCCCAGTGAGCGAGCCGGTACGGATCAAGGTCGAAGCGGCCATCAAGCAGCTCGACTACGTACCCAGCGCGGTTGCGCGCTCGCTCAAGGCCAAGACCACGGCCACCATTGGCTTGCTGGTGCCCAACAGCCTCAACCCATATTTTGCGGAGCTGGCGCGGGGCATTGAGGATTACTGTGAGCGTAATGGTTATTGCGTGATCCTTTGTAACTCCGATGACAATGCCGAAAAACAGCGCAGCTATTTACGGGTTTTATTGGAGAAGCGCGTCGACGGTTTGATCGTTACGTCGGTGGGCGGTGACGACAGCGGTTTGGCCGCAGGCTTGAGCGCGGTACGCACGCCCATGGTGATTGTCGACCGTGCGCTGGATGGCATCGACGTCGACCTGGTGCGTATCGATCACGAGGAGGGCGCTTATCTGGCGACTCGCCACTTGCTTGAGTTGGGTCATCGCGACATCGCCTGCATTGGTGGGCCGGCTCACACCCGCGTTGCGCAAATGCGACTGGCGGGCTACCACCGTGCGCTGCATGAGGCCGGTGTGGAGGTGGCGGCTGGGCGCACCCAGGAAAGCGACTTCACCAGCACCGGTGGTTATGCCGCGGCCGTACAATTGCTGGCGCATAACCCGCCAAGTGCGATTTTTGCCAGCAACGACATGATCGGCTTCGGCGTGCTGCGGGCAGCGGCGGAGCGTAATATCCGCGTGCCCGGCGAGCTGTCGGTGATCGGCTTCGATGACATTCAAATGAGTCGCTACGTCTACCCGGCGCTGACCACGGTCGGGCAATCGATCCTGCAACTGGGCGAGACGGCAGCCGAACTGTTACTGCGACGAATTGCAAAACCCCAACTGCCGATCGATCAGCGCATCGTGACGCCTAGCATTGTATTGCGTGAGTCGACGGCACCGGTTGCCGGTGTATTCGCTCAATACCGCTGA
- the rbsD gene encoding D-ribose pyranase gives MKKTPLLNIALSRVIASLGHGDILVIGDAGLPVPPGVELIDLALTQGIPDFISTLRVVLSEMQVESHVLAEEILLKQPPALAALNTLTEQAALGERRLVNHEAFKQLSQKARAVVRTGECQPYCNIALVSGVTF, from the coding sequence ATGAAAAAGACGCCTTTGCTCAATATCGCCCTCTCGCGGGTCATCGCCTCCTTGGGCCATGGCGACATCCTGGTGATCGGTGACGCTGGCTTGCCGGTGCCGCCGGGTGTCGAGCTGATCGACCTGGCGCTGACCCAGGGCATCCCCGACTTCATCAGCACACTGCGTGTGGTACTCAGTGAAATGCAGGTGGAGAGCCATGTGCTGGCCGAAGAAATCCTGCTCAAACAGCCGCCTGCACTGGCAGCGTTGAATACCCTGACTGAGCAGGCCGCCCTTGGCGAGCGGCGTCTGGTCAATCATGAAGCGTTCAAGCAACTGAGCCAGAAGGCGCGTGCTGTGGTGCGCACTGGCGAGTGCCAGCCTTATTGCAATATCGCGCTGGTGTCCGGCGTGACGTTCTAG
- the rbsK gene encoding ribokinase codes for MPAKVVIVGSLNMDLVTRASRLPRAGETLIGQTFSTVPGGKGANQAVASARLGADVAMIGCVGSDAYGVELRDALRVEGIDCQAVGTVDGSSGVALIVVDDSSQNAIVIVAGSNGELTPASLRGADAVLQAADVIVCQLEVPMDTVGYTLKRGRELGKVVILNPAPASAPLPGDWYASIDYLIPNESEATALSGVVVDSLDSAKVAATQLIKAGAGKVIITLGAQGALFADGGRFEHLAAPVVKAVDTTAAGDTFVGGFAAALANGKSEAEAIRFGQVAAALSVTRAGAQPSIPTLHDVQGFVSQ; via the coding sequence ATGCCAGCAAAAGTAGTGATAGTAGGCAGCTTGAACATGGATCTGGTCACTCGTGCCAGCCGGCTGCCCCGTGCCGGTGAAACTTTGATCGGCCAGACGTTTTCCACGGTCCCGGGTGGCAAGGGTGCCAATCAGGCCGTGGCGTCAGCGCGACTGGGTGCGGATGTGGCGATGATCGGCTGCGTCGGCTCGGACGCTTACGGCGTTGAGTTGCGTGACGCGTTGCGGGTGGAAGGTATCGATTGCCAGGCTGTCGGCACCGTGGATGGCTCCAGCGGCGTGGCGCTGATCGTGGTGGATGACAGCAGCCAGAACGCGATTGTGATTGTTGCCGGCAGCAACGGCGAGCTGACGCCAGCCTCACTGCGGGGTGCTGATGCAGTGCTGCAGGCCGCCGACGTGATTGTCTGCCAGCTTGAAGTGCCGATGGACACCGTAGGTTATACGCTCAAGCGCGGTCGTGAGCTGGGCAAGGTCGTGATCCTTAACCCCGCGCCGGCCAGCGCTCCATTGCCGGGCGATTGGTACGCCTCGATCGATTACTTGATTCCCAACGAGAGCGAAGCCACTGCATTGAGCGGCGTTGTGGTCGATTCTCTGGACAGTGCCAAGGTGGCCGCGACGCAACTGATCAAGGCCGGTGCAGGCAAAGTCATCATTACCCTCGGTGCCCAAGGCGCATTGTTTGCCGATGGCGGCCGCTTTGAGCATCTTGCGGCACCCGTGGTCAAGGCGGTGGACACCACCGCCGCTGGCGACACCTTTGTCGGTGGCTTTGCCGCAGCCCTGGCCAATGGCAAAAGCGAGGCCGAGGCGATCCGTTTTGGCCAGGTCGCGGCAGCGCTGTCGGTCACCCGTGCCGGTGCGCAACCCTCCATTCCTACGCTGCACGACGTTCAAGGTTTTGTGTCCCAATGA